The following nucleotide sequence is from Pagrus major chromosome 16, Pma_NU_1.0.
AGGATGAACAGCCACGACGAAATGACAGGGCAGATAAAGAATGACAACAGAGAAGGTCAGGAACAAGAACTCAAAAATCATTGAGGTTACATCTGAATGGGTTTTGACAGAAATTGTGATTAGTTTCAGTGTGTCCATCAAAGCGTTGGAGCCACACGATGTGTCTGAGTGACCCAGACACAGCCATCCTCATTGGAGGGGAGACGGCGGATCAAAACTACTGCAAGGACTCCCTGTGGAAGCTTGAGTTAGGTCAGCGGAGTCAGTCGTACAATACTTATTGATTAATGTTGATAACAAAGCATGTCATCTTTAAGGTGGCAGATCATGAGGTGAAACTTTACAACCAAAGAAGGAATTAAAGCAAGCTAGGAAACCCTATAAAGATGCACATTGAGCACATTTAGACTGAACATGATGTGTTTTTCCACATCTAGTTTACTTTTTGACCTCTTCCCAGATAACGACTTCTGGTTTCCCATGAACTCCTCTGCTTCTGGACCCATACCACCATGTGCTCGAGGACACTCTGCGACCTACGACACAGACTCTAAGTGCGTCTTCGTTTACGGAGGCCTGAGGGAGGGTCATCGCTACAGTGAGCTGTACATCCTCAATACTCTGACCTGGAAGTGGAAGCTTGTCACTGTGGGTTTGTCGCAAGTTACTAACATGTTGTAGTTCTTGCTATCTTATCAAATACTCAAGCAGTGGTATGGGAAATGCTTTCAttgggtttgtttttgtggaTATACCCCCTTTAGGCAAAAGGAAATGTTCCAAATTTGGCATATCATTCTGCAGCGTTTTATAAGAAAGAGCTTTTTGTCTTCGGTGGAGTTCAGCCGAGCCATTCCTCTGGGGACAAACCCTGCAGTAATGCTCTATACATCTTCAACCCTGAGTTCGAACTCTGGTACCAGCCAATTGTGGAGGGGGACAGACCTCTGCCTCGGTTTGGGTGAGTTTACAGTGAATTTTTTTGTCATCCAAATACTGTTTTCTGTATCTTAAATATTATTCTTATGTTTGTTTGGAACAGACACTCAGCCACACTGATGTCGCAGAAGTTGATAATATTTGGTGGACGGAAGACTGCTACCTACCTTAATGATCTCCACGTTCTAGATCTGGGTAAAATGATGATGAGGTGGCTGGCTTATGCAACAAATTGTCCAGATTTAAGCTGATATTCATTTTTTCTTAATGAGGGAAGGATTCATGGAGTACACAGCTGTGAAGTGTGGGAACATGCCACCGCTGCCTCGAGGGTGAGTAGTGCAGGACTAATCAACCTTGAGAGATGTCATTAACGTGGCCATctggtttttatatttttggacAGACAGAACTGCATTGGAATTTCATGAGATTTAAAATATGCAGTAATCTTAAGTGACAATTATAccatctttttgcattgtttgatagttttttgttttttttaactcaacaggaaatgaaagtaagttatatattgtgttgaaaAAGGCATTAGAACAGTTATGGTATATTTGAAAAACTTCCTTGCCTGTACATGGACAGGTTTCATGCAGCTCTGCCAGTTTCGGTAAACAGGATTTTAGTCAGTGGAGGATGCAGTGCAATAGGAGCCCTGCAGGATGTACATATTTTCAACACTGGTGAGTTTCTGCCACTAACATTTGATCATATATATTAGATTATTAAATAAGGTTTGTGTTTAACAGACAGATGAATTTACTTTGACTCATCCTGTTTCATTGCATCACAAATGCATTGACTTCTCCTCAGACACCAACATGTGGAGCTCAGTGGCATCTCCCCTGCTTTGCAACAAGCCTCGTGCGGGACACAGCATGATCAATTTGGGCTGCTTCACCCAAACAGATGCTGAGAAGCACAATCAAGGCGAAAATGTCGGGGTCCGCCGCACAGTGCTTGTGTTTGGTGGGTCGGACTGCTCCGGTACCTTCTACAATGATACAGTCAAGTGCACAGTGGACATTCCAGGCGACAAGTGATGGTCCATTAGGGAAAAAATCCAAATGGGACAATAAGTGttcattattttaaaaccaTGGATGCTGTGATCTGTCCTGATaatgtgacagaaaaatgacagtatctacgtgtgtgtgtgtgtgtgtcaaagttATATTTGTACTTGATTTTTTACTTGATTGTCTTTACTTGTTATATAACTTTGCATGATGTATTCTGCAGCTTAAGACTTTATTGTTGcgtactttttttttcttttttactgagTCACTATCCATATTTCCTCCACACAGGCAATATGCTGCAAGCAGTGAGCCGCGAGGTTTTGCACTTTGCATAACAAATCTCTCATCTGCATGTTTTACACATTATGTCCTTTACTGTGTCCCCACATGTCAGTATGTCTTTGAGGTTAAAGTGCTGGACTGGATAAATAGATAAAGTCAAAATgctaataaatatttttatatattgtttcCTTGCTGTTTCCTTGCTTATTAAAGAAACCTCACTGAGATGAGATTATTTTCACAGCATTTTATTTAACAATGTAAAAAGTTGCATGAAATTTTCTCCAAAGCCACTGAGTTGTTGTTCTATGCACACAGATCAGCAGGTGTGTCTGGTTGGCGAGACGGGTGGCTCACTTTAAAAGCTTCAATTTCAAGTAAGGCTTGATTTAACCTTTTGATAGTTGGATACTGCCCGACGTCCACTTTGAACCTGTAGAGATTAAAGACACAGAGGGGACACAGTCATGCTTGATCTGTATAGTGTTTAAAGTTCAGCTGGGTCTTGGGTGTAGCAGATGGATTTCATGCAAACAAAGCAAGACATGCTATAACTCTATCAAGTACAAAATGCCATGACATTCATGTTGACCTCTTTTTAGTCAGGGTGACTAAGTATTAATGTGGTTTGTATGATGCAATCTTTATAAAATATGACTACTTACCTCTCTGCATTGTAGACTTGTGGGACCAGACAGATGTCAGCCATGGAAATCTAAAAGGTAAACAATGAGTCAGACGAACAGTTTCTGCTGTGCATCACATACATGTACATGCTGTAACATGATAGACATGCTCTCACCTCATCTCCTACACAATATTTCCCTGCTGTTTGCTTCAGAATGGGCTCGAGAGCTGTAAGAGTCAGGTGCACATAAATATTGTAAGAGAAGTCGAGTCTTAGCCTAATACTGAATGTATAGCAGAGAAGATGAGCTTCCACCAACCTTGAAAGCCACGATCAATGAAGTGCTGAGACCACTGCATCTTTTCTGCTCCAATTTTCTGAATCACGTACAAATTCTGAAACATCAAGGAtttcattaatactgtaaaccTGTAAATATTGACTTTTGTAGCCCAGAATTGCTTCAATTCTTTGAAATGTGCTATTCTCACCTGCAGAGGCTGTATCCCAGAGGCAATGAGGTCACTTATCATCCGAACCTGGGCACGTTTCTTTGGGTCTGCTGGAAGAAGCCGAGGCCCTGGCCTGGTCTCATCGATGTACTGGATCACTGCCAGCTGTGTGAGCAAGAGACCATTTTCATTAGAATTCAAATTGGTTAACAAAACTAATGTTTTAGTAGGAATTTGCACAGGTAAAGAGTTTGGGGACTCACCGACTGAGAGAGGGTGATGCCATCAATCTCAACTGCAGGCACTTGTTGCATGGGGTTTAATGTCTTGTACTCTTGTGTAAGCTTCAGCAGATGGAGAAGATTTAGaggaattttaaaaatgtgtagcatctattgttcattttaatactcTGATCATAATTATCATGTACAGTAGGGCTGTATGGTAAAGAAAAATCATACTGTGactttttttggcaaatattttaattgcatttcattgttttcacacaaaaacCGATGATATGACATTTGTTGGAGTCTGTACCaagcaaacatgttttcccTCATCTGGTGAACAAGATTTGTTGGCTAGAGCATCTctagcactacagtacttcattttaatgttgctcTGTCACACAGTTACCTTTATCAACAAATTGTAGCTACTAGTGATTTAgttattgcacttggccatattgccATTTCGATAATGTTAAGATTATCTGTGCAGCCctagtgtacagtatgttttttcTGCACTGATATGAATCCTGCAAATCTATACTGTACCTGCTGACCTCCATCTCTGATTAGATTGACTGGAACTTGGTCATACTCAACACCTTTCAGAGCAAAAGCTGGTGCAGAAAAAGtgaaatcatcatcattttgttgacttgaaaatgctttaaataacCACTGAAACAGTCAAATGCTGTGGCATTACTTACCAATGCGAACCCTCCAGGAGCAGGAACTTCTGAAGTATCCATGAAGAACGGGCTgcatgtgaaaaaagaaaacatttagtccttttgaaaacacattttcccttGACATATTTAAGTTTGTTGTCTACTAGTTCACCTTGGTTTGGTTTGCCATAGCTTTCTTCCCCCTCTACTTTCCCCTTAACTCGACTGAATCAACTATTTCAAGCAGTTTTCTAACAGTCTCATcgtcctgcagcagccaatAGGATGTGCTCCAAATATCCCTCCTACCTACTCTTTGGTCTATGATTCAGCAACATTTGGGCTACATATGTTTCACATTAACGACCTGGggcgggcacacacacacttagcaAACAGTAGCTAACAGTGTTATTACAGTACCTTGGCGAGGCTAAGGAAGGATAAGTGCATTGTTGTGGCTGTGATAAGGTTATCGCTTTTATTTGTAGAATATAATTCAATGTATCGTACGTAATGTCATGAAGGCATGGCTCAAACACCCTAAATGAAGCTAGCTGTTATGATGTTTAACACCGCTTCTGGTCATAGTTCAGCTCCGGGTTGCGTAACAACCAGACGAATCTTTTTATCCAATCATTAGCCACGTAACACAGCTCAGGCGGGATTACCTAAAATCTCAACTACTGATTGGATGGAATGTCCCAACAGTTGGCCAATCAGACGGCGCTTTTCATGGGCGTTCGAACACGAAGCGAATAGCGAGCCTCTGATTTCTCCAGAGCCCGCCCACTGGTAATACATCTATTTGTTTCCATCTCTGGATGTCGTCTTCTGCTGGCCGCCGTCCTACCTGCGGAGTTGGTCAAATCAAGTAGGCCTGCACGTAATAACATTTCCACCATGGCTACAACAGCATTACGATCAGTGCTTAAGACAAAGGTAAGCTTTAAAAAGTTATACAGCTCAACTTTCTTCAGTTGCAAATGACGCAGGCAGGTTTGACAGCTCACATTGTTTACAAAGTGCGGGTTGTCATGTGCTGCAGGATTTAGGTCTGGATTGCTGAAGTGGCCTACTTCAACTATTCTGTGTGTGCTTGATTTAAATCACTGAGAAAACTCTGCACCTATTGGCTTGACTGCATTCATTCTTCCAGTTCACTCCAGTCAGGTTGACCTTGTCCCCTTCAAGTCTTTTCATTGCTCCACACTTTGTAGGTGCACATTAATCTTGTAGGCACTACAGGCTGCAACCAGAAACAGCTGGTTTTGagtatttaatgtttttcaaaatatgtAAACCAAATCTACAGTTTTTTAACAGATGGATGATATGGATTGCATTTGAAGATTTAACACTCCCTGCTGTGTTTCTTTCTCAGGTCCCACTTAAAGTTGGCCGCTTGTGCTACTCCTCCTCAGTGGTGAGTTGAGAACAGTGGACACTTAATTGTCAATTTGCTATTACACACTACATCAAATGTCAATCATGGATAATAATACTGCTGACTAACATAACATCTCTCCTCACAGCCTACCACCAAGCTGTTTATTGATGGGAAGTTTGTTgaatccaagtcttcagaatGGCTCGATATTCACAATCCTGTAAG
It contains:
- the LOC141011211 gene encoding uncharacterized protein isoform X2 produces the protein MGKLNFYVLWSLCDAPRQFSSKSNRRCFQVHVPLPLPKHLVIFGLGEWKCSETTISVNVVVSAQVPAQKIGTLSSQARCLTWEGDWSDDIVTEAAEKGRRGVYGKIVLTSQDKASVFSSTPLVQRKCLFPEQHNATDLSDRALHQSTANETMTTNASHLGDSVCYAEIQVNKIDASDSTMGNKPPVWPTHKTPRRTVISKRGHLTWSSEDMDSLAEDIDQASTPKKMRMNSHDEMTGQIKNDNREVSVCPSKRWSHTMCLSDPDTAILIGGETADQNYCKDSLWKLELDNDFWFPMNSSASGPIPPCARGHSATYDTDSKCVFVYGGLREGHRYSELYILNTLTWKWKLVTAKGNVPNLAYHSAAFYKKELFVFGGVQPSHSSGDKPCSNALYIFNPEFELWYQPIVEGDRPLPRFGHSATLMSQKLIIFGGRKTATYLNDLHVLDLGFMEYTAVKCGNMPPLPRGFHAALPVSVNRILVSGGCSAIGALQDVHIFNTDTNMWSSVASPLLCNKPRAGHSMINLGCFTQTDAEKHNQGENVGVRRTVLVFGGSDCSGTFYNDTVKCTVDIPGDK
- the LOC141011211 gene encoding uncharacterized protein isoform X1, giving the protein MGKLNFYVLWSLCDAPRQFSSKSNRRCFQVHVPLPLPKHLVIFGLGEWKCSETTISVNVVVSAQVPAQKIGTLSSQARCLTWEGDWSDDIVTEAAEKGRRGVYGKIVLTVCGESQDKASVFSSTPLVQRKCLFPEQHNATDLSDRALHQSTANETMTTNASHLGDSVCYAEIQVNKIDASDSTMGNKPPVWPTHKTPRRTVISKRGHLTWSSEDMDSLAEDIDQASTPKKMRMNSHDEMTGQIKNDNREVSVCPSKRWSHTMCLSDPDTAILIGGETADQNYCKDSLWKLELDNDFWFPMNSSASGPIPPCARGHSATYDTDSKCVFVYGGLREGHRYSELYILNTLTWKWKLVTAKGNVPNLAYHSAAFYKKELFVFGGVQPSHSSGDKPCSNALYIFNPEFELWYQPIVEGDRPLPRFGHSATLMSQKLIIFGGRKTATYLNDLHVLDLGFMEYTAVKCGNMPPLPRGFHAALPVSVNRILVSGGCSAIGALQDVHIFNTDTNMWSSVASPLLCNKPRAGHSMINLGCFTQTDAEKHNQGENVGVRRTVLVFGGSDCSGTFYNDTVKCTVDIPGDK
- the gstz1 gene encoding maleylacetoacetate isomerase isoform X1 — its product is MHLSFLSLAKPVLHGYFRSSCSWRVRIAFALKGVEYDQVPVNLIRDGGQQLTQEYKTLNPMQQVPAVEIDGITLSQSLAVIQYIDETRPGPRLLPADPKKRAQVRMISDLIASGIQPLQNLYVIQKIGAEKMQWSQHFIDRGFQALEPILKQTAGKYCVGDEISMADICLVPQVYNAERFKVDVGQYPTIKRLNQALLEIEAFKVSHPSRQPDTPADLCA
- the gstz1 gene encoding maleylacetoacetate isomerase isoform X2; this translates as MANQTKPVLHGYFRSSCSWRVRIAFALKGVEYDQVPVNLIRDGGQQLTQEYKTLNPMQQVPAVEIDGITLSQSLAVIQYIDETRPGPRLLPADPKKRAQVRMISDLIASGIQPLQNLYVIQKIGAEKMQWSQHFIDRGFQALEPILKQTAGKYCVGDEISMADICLVPQVYNAERFKVDVGQYPTIKRLNQALLEIEAFKVSHPSRQPDTPADLCA